The following are encoded together in the Monodelphis domestica isolate mMonDom1 chromosome 5, mMonDom1.pri, whole genome shotgun sequence genome:
- the LOC100011415 gene encoding olfactory receptor 6V1-like: MGNLSHPSEFILLGFSTFGKLQVLLYGPFLVLYLLALLGNILIIAMVLADAHLHTPMYFFLGNFALLDILVTITVVPKMLSDLLVSTKTISFTSCMVQFYFYFSFGSTTSLILADMALDRFVAICHPLRYSTLMSWTVCFSLAGTAWAAPFLAMVPTVLSLIQISFCHNNIINHFFCDNAPLLQLACSDTSLLEFWDFILSLAFVLSSFLITLISYAYIVTTVLRIPSASGRQKAFSTCSSHLTLVFIGFGSTIFVYVQPGKAHSVETNKFVVLVTNILTPVLNPLIFTFRNETVKAVIWRQMQKLKNLKNSK; this comes from the coding sequence ATGGGAAATCTGAGCCATCCATCTGAGTTCATACTACTGGGATTCTCAACATTTGGCAAGCTGCAGGTTCTGCTCTATGGACCCTTCCTGGTGCTTTATCTTCTGGCTCTTTTAGGAAATATTCTCATCATTGCAATGGTCCTGGCTGATGCCCATTTGCATACCCCCATGTACTTCTTCCTGGGAAATTTTGCTCTATTAGACATCTTGGTAACCATAACTGTAGTGCCCAAGATGCTTTCAGACCTCCTTGTCTCCACTAAGACAATTTCTTTTACCTCCTGTATGGTCcaattctatttctacttctcCTTTGGCTCTACCACCTCCCTCATCCTGGCAGACATGGCTCTGGATCGCTTTGTGGCTATCTGCCACCCTCTACGCTACAGCACTCTTATGAGTTGGACAGTATGTTTCTCTCTAGCAGGAACAGCCTGGGCAGCACCCTTTCTGGCCATGGTGCCCACTGTTCTTTCACTGATACAGATTTCCTTTTGCCATAACAACATCATTAACCATTTCTTCTGTGACAATGCTCCCCTGCTACAGCTAGCCTGCTCAGATACATCCCTCCTAGAATTCTGGGACTTCATATTGTCATTGGCTTTTGTCCTCAGCTCTTTCCTGATCACCCTTATCTCTTATGCCTATATTGTGACCACTGTGTTACGTATTCCTTCTGCAAGTGGCCGCCAAAAGGCCTTCTCTACCTGTAGTTCTCACCTCACTCTGGTCTTCATTGGCTTTGGCAGCACAATCTTTGTCTACGTTCAACCTGGCAAGGCTCACTCTGTGGAAACAAACAAGTTTGTCGTCTTAGTCACAAATATTCTGACCCCTGTCCTCAATCCCTTAATCTTCACTTTCCGCAATGAGACCGTCAAGGCAGTTATCTGGAGACAGATGCAGAAGCTGAAAAATCtgaagaattcaaaatga